A part of Pseudobacteroides sp. genomic DNA contains:
- a CDS encoding TIM barrel protein, producing the protein MVRFGPSGNSESFYDEGYKSSLQMPGWLRQKGLSAYEYQCSKGVKIGKDMAVKLGEEALKNDIFLSIHAPYYINLASQEEEKRTNSIRYIIETLEAAKWMSASRIVVHTGSCSKISRELALSTAVETLKRAICEADASGLGHISICPEVLGKINQLGDLDEILTMCRLDERLIPTVDFGHIHARGMGALNSKSDFENIIDRIENEIGNERMRKIHIHFSRIEYTKGGEKRHWSLDDTQFGPEFHPLAQLIYERVMEPVIICESREKMAEDAIKIQDIYKATIGG; encoded by the coding sequence ATGGTTAGATTCGGACCGTCAGGTAATTCAGAAAGCTTTTATGATGAAGGATACAAATCGTCTTTGCAAATGCCTGGGTGGCTAAGGCAAAAGGGCTTGAGTGCTTATGAGTACCAATGCAGCAAAGGGGTCAAGATTGGGAAGGATATGGCAGTTAAGCTTGGAGAAGAGGCATTAAAGAATGACATTTTCTTAAGTATTCATGCACCTTATTATATTAATTTAGCAAGCCAGGAAGAAGAAAAGCGGACTAACTCAATCAGGTACATAATTGAAACTCTGGAAGCTGCAAAATGGATGAGTGCATCAAGAATAGTAGTCCATACCGGGTCTTGCAGTAAAATATCAAGAGAACTTGCACTTAGTACTGCCGTAGAAACCCTTAAGAGAGCAATATGCGAGGCTGATGCATCAGGCCTAGGCCATATTTCCATTTGCCCGGAGGTTTTAGGAAAGATTAACCAATTGGGGGACTTGGATGAGATATTAACCATGTGTAGGCTTGACGAGCGTCTTATTCCGACTGTTGACTTCGGGCACATCCATGCAAGAGGTATGGGGGCTTTAAACTCCAAATCGGATTTTGAAAATATTATAGACAGGATTGAAAATGAAATTGGAAATGAAAGAATGAGAAAAATACATATACACTTTAGCAGGATTGAATACACAAAAGGAGGGGAAAAAAGGCACTGGTCCTTGGATGATACGCAGTTTGGACCAGAGTTTCATCCCTTAGCTCAGTTGATATATGAACGGGTCATGGAGCCTGTTATTATATGTGAGTCAAGAGAAAAGATGGCAGAGGATGCCATTAAGATTCAAGATATTTACAAGGCTACAATAGGAGGTTAA
- a CDS encoding pilus assembly PilX N-terminal domain-containing protein: protein MAYRLLRSMKKNKNRGSALVLVLLMFIIMSLLGVSLVMATMNGFKMSIFHSDVNRAFYTSESAVEQVASVLNSKVALLQEQARAEASSYIQDLLQTDPEKLRTIDGNIKRPDTENEFRTKYLSEFYYNLDSEFGSIDTEYMKTLLNTATTDPQGKAYKDLGPEHGSMYLESVFYDNSSHTIKVITKGVFNDYVKRLQVVFNLLPDPSSIPYQGVGKVSINKERIRPGIFNKALVAEKNIFTVSGNVNVTGNVLSFGSIPVDAGGEEDVAADGNRYGGIIAGMSTDVAQYDNELGFDAAKTGAVSKGSITINGSAATLGYIQSIYGDDTTAQSSDITINGETFARSVRLDEKSNYSRINLNGNVYITDNLQIDSNESEVNISGEYYGFVDAAYMVDGSGDVSESFAYGSKYKRSSSITVNGDSILNIKNKLFLGGSTFFKNALDTNGNPFMTGISALKSGRRIGNAFMENDEETGQANPLYWFENGIYSTGTPYFSSYNMGGTSVKLMAGRSLNGEQIPFSSITSRGMHFKGIWDNLWKNDEVRSSYIDTQNINITDNGINGSSLIGYSNGAIVANGQVYGINDYIGGHDPTEFHVIQEQCITKFHNAVKDFIAGDLSLDAPKLDYVSPTRNLESYKGDTGKYTGLHKIMANEPYIIKDSNGIDKGMFYYGDRDTDLSTSGSNCIIGGKETVPKGIIYVDGNIYIEDGFAFQGSIIASGNIIFLGNSNISYNASLINELFNNDLNLNGFFNLLEYEVPDETILSQRVEKRNISIIDWQEKNEGR from the coding sequence ATGGCTTATAGATTGTTAAGATCGATGAAAAAAAATAAAAATAGGGGCTCTGCGTTGGTATTGGTATTGCTGATGTTTATTATAATGTCATTACTTGGTGTATCACTGGTGATGGCCACTATGAACGGATTTAAAATGAGCATCTTTCACAGTGATGTTAACAGGGCGTTTTACACATCGGAATCCGCAGTTGAGCAAGTGGCAAGTGTGTTAAATTCCAAGGTTGCGTTGCTTCAGGAGCAAGCAAGAGCGGAGGCCTCTTCATATATTCAGGACCTGCTTCAGACTGATCCTGAAAAGCTAAGGACAATAGATGGCAATATTAAAAGGCCTGATACTGAAAATGAATTCAGGACAAAGTACTTAAGTGAGTTTTATTATAACTTGGACAGCGAATTTGGCAGTATTGATACCGAGTATATGAAAACGCTTTTAAATACGGCAACCACCGACCCACAAGGAAAAGCCTACAAGGATTTGGGACCTGAACACGGCAGTATGTATCTGGAATCAGTGTTTTATGATAACAGCAGCCATACAATAAAAGTAATTACAAAAGGAGTATTTAATGACTATGTAAAGAGACTTCAGGTTGTTTTTAATTTGCTTCCCGACCCAAGCAGTATACCATACCAGGGAGTGGGTAAGGTGTCCATAAATAAGGAAAGGATAAGGCCGGGGATATTTAACAAGGCACTTGTAGCTGAAAAAAATATTTTTACAGTTTCAGGAAATGTCAATGTAACAGGAAATGTTTTAAGCTTCGGCTCAATACCGGTTGATGCAGGAGGAGAAGAGGATGTGGCAGCCGATGGAAACCGGTACGGAGGAATAATTGCCGGCATGAGTACTGATGTGGCCCAGTATGACAATGAACTGGGGTTTGATGCTGCAAAGACAGGAGCGGTATCTAAAGGATCAATTACAATAAATGGAAGTGCGGCAACGCTTGGGTACATTCAATCTATATACGGGGATGATACCACAGCACAATCATCGGATATTACAATTAACGGAGAAACATTTGCAAGATCAGTAAGATTGGATGAGAAATCAAATTATTCAAGGATAAATTTAAATGGAAACGTTTATATAACAGATAACCTTCAAATAGACTCAAATGAATCTGAGGTCAATATTTCAGGTGAGTATTATGGCTTTGTTGATGCGGCGTATATGGTAGATGGCAGCGGTGATGTTTCGGAATCATTTGCTTATGGATCAAAATATAAGCGTTCGAGTAGTATAACGGTAAACGGTGATTCAATTTTAAATATAAAAAACAAGTTGTTTTTAGGCGGGAGCACTTTTTTCAAAAACGCTTTGGACACAAACGGCAATCCCTTCATGACAGGTATATCTGCGTTAAAATCAGGAAGAAGAATAGGGAATGCATTTATGGAAAATGATGAGGAAACAGGTCAGGCAAATCCTTTATACTGGTTCGAGAATGGAATATATTCTACTGGTACACCATACTTTTCATCGTATAACATGGGAGGTACAAGTGTAAAGCTTATGGCAGGAAGATCATTGAATGGGGAGCAAATCCCCTTTTCCTCTATTACTTCCAGGGGGATGCATTTTAAGGGTATTTGGGATAATCTTTGGAAAAACGATGAAGTGCGATCGAGCTATATAGATACTCAAAATATTAATATTACCGATAACGGAATAAACGGCAGCAGCCTTATAGGATACTCAAATGGTGCTATTGTCGCAAACGGACAGGTATATGGCATTAATGATTATATTGGAGGACATGACCCTACGGAATTTCATGTTATTCAAGAACAGTGCATAACCAAATTTCATAATGCTGTCAAGGATTTTATTGCAGGAGACTTATCATTGGATGCACCAAAGCTTGATTATGTCAGTCCGACCAGAAACCTGGAGAGTTATAAGGGTGATACAGGCAAATATACAGGTCTTCACAAGATAATGGCAAATGAGCCTTATATAATAAAAGACTCCAATGGAATTGATAAAGGGATGTTTTACTATGGTGACAGGGATACCGATTTAAGTACTAGCGGCTCTAACTGCATCATTGGAGGCAAGGAAACCGTTCCGAAGGGTATTATATATGTAGACGGTAACATTTATATAGAGGATGGGTTTGCATTCCAAGGATCAATAATAGCATCAGGTAATATAATTTTTCTTGGCAATTCAAATATAAGCTATAATGCTTCCCTCATAAATGAACTTTTTAATAACGATTTAAACCTGAACGGGTTTTTTAATCTTCTTGAGTATGAGGTTCCTGATGAAACGATACTTAGTCAGAGAGTAGAAAAGCGTAACATATCTATAATAGACTGGCAGGAAAAAAATGAAGGGAGGTAA
- a CDS encoding prepilin-type N-terminal cleavage/methylation domain-containing protein, with protein MKIPFKSMRIKRFGRAGGVTLPEVLVAVSIFSVIVVPFLGTFLSATNNNIASKDKLYSSAMSQRAMDDIKARPLLLEDRAGKGEALYQDEDMYRIYYRIDEINRHDLPESSDQYDLNLNNILMCQEFIVDSTSVSLDGSAYSLASGGVPEKYNLVIKKNVTNYNYELYKGNIIQRTGGIFPDAEINIKISFTEEGTHKLELYVNIDPSVDKNVNFYIVDDNDERLVLINNGDKSFTRNDAISGQVQYSDVLYKVEITVYKGEDAVNRLVSFVNK; from the coding sequence GTGAAAATCCCATTTAAAAGCATGCGAATAAAGAGATTTGGAAGAGCCGGAGGAGTCACCCTCCCCGAAGTGCTCGTTGCTGTAAGTATATTTTCCGTTATTGTTGTTCCTTTCTTAGGAACCTTTTTATCTGCTACAAATAACAATATAGCATCAAAAGACAAGCTGTATTCATCTGCTATGTCTCAAAGGGCAATGGATGATATCAAGGCAAGGCCTTTACTTCTGGAGGATCGAGCGGGTAAAGGTGAGGCCCTGTACCAAGATGAGGACATGTACCGGATTTATTACAGAATAGATGAGATAAACCGACATGATCTTCCTGAAAGTTCGGATCAGTATGATTTAAATCTTAATAATATTTTAATGTGCCAGGAATTTATAGTGGACAGCACATCGGTAAGTCTTGACGGCTCTGCATACAGCCTTGCAAGTGGTGGAGTGCCGGAAAAATACAATCTTGTTATAAAAAAAAACGTGACTAATTATAATTACGAACTTTACAAAGGAAATATCATTCAAAGAACGGGAGGGATTTTTCCTGACGCAGAAATCAACATAAAAATAAGCTTTACCGAGGAAGGTACCCACAAGCTTGAGCTTTATGTGAATATAGATCCTTCAGTAGATAAAAACGTTAATTTTTATATTGTAGATGATAATGATGAAAGGCTTGTTTTGATAAACAACGGAGACAAAAGCTTTACCCGTAACGATGCTATAAGCGGGCAGGTTCAATATTCGGATGTTTTATATAAAGTTGAAATAACCGTCTATAAAGGAGAGGATGCTGTAAATAGGCTTGTATCATTTGTTAATAAGTAG
- a CDS encoding PilN domain-containing protein: MKDLNLIPKSYYLNKRKKEKKKLIFLSAFLLGFAIIAAVAYPVYTKLKLKAQLEDIQKGVETTTGYKVNQDKLADANMRFLNLKTESEKLSMYSFSSIKVIEKIRQSMPKKLFISDFSITNKNDGNVNILLIGNSASEDDIVSFLYSLRKDNFFDNIYISSIQKTQTTQNIKSVIATPLPGAAKNKKNSTAKAKNTGSQANDQALSTEANETIVSYNFDMTLNYLIK; this comes from the coding sequence TTGAAGGATCTAAATCTTATACCGAAAAGTTACTATCTGAATAAAAGAAAAAAGGAAAAGAAAAAGCTGATATTTCTTTCTGCATTTTTATTGGGCTTTGCAATAATTGCAGCTGTAGCATATCCGGTGTATACCAAGCTAAAGCTTAAAGCCCAATTGGAAGACATTCAAAAGGGGGTAGAAACCACTACCGGATATAAGGTTAATCAGGATAAACTGGCAGATGCCAATATGAGGTTTTTAAACCTTAAAACAGAGTCTGAGAAATTGTCAATGTATTCTTTCAGCAGTATAAAAGTTATTGAAAAAATCAGGCAGTCCATGCCAAAGAAGCTTTTTATATCGGATTTCAGTATTACAAATAAGAATGATGGCAATGTTAATATACTTTTAATAGGAAACAGTGCATCTGAAGATGACATAGTGTCATTTTTGTATAGCCTTAGAAAAGATAATTTCTTTGACAATATTTATATATCTTCAATTCAAAAGACTCAAACAACACAGAATATCAAATCAGTAATTGCAACTCCTTTGCCGGGGGCGGCTAAAAATAAAAAAAACAGTACAGCCAAGGCCAAGAATACCGGCAGTCAAGCAAATGACCAGGCTTTAAGCACTGAGGCTAATGAGACCATAGTAAGCTATAACTTCGATATGACTCTAAATTATTTAATAAAATAG
- a CDS encoding PilW family protein, with translation MLHLRKGATLVELLISIAILGVIMVPISTVLYSGFSNYYVESDILIATQKAREVMDRIVEDIRMNDNPDISIGDSGKTLNIVKDDPIKEDLVYKLANISGNQTLLRNAEPVFKPEDNIILLDFSVQSEKPLGYDSHIIKIAIGIKVGKSYPIMLQSSYRRKTG, from the coding sequence ATGCTTCATTTAAGAAAAGGTGCAACTCTAGTTGAATTGCTTATTTCTATAGCCATATTAGGGGTAATTATGGTGCCCATCTCCACGGTTCTGTATTCAGGATTCAGTAACTACTATGTGGAAAGCGATATCCTTATTGCAACACAAAAGGCAAGGGAAGTTATGGATAGGATAGTTGAGGATATCAGGATGAATGACAATCCTGATATTAGTATTGGGGACAGCGGGAAAACTCTTAACATTGTTAAGGATGACCCTATAAAGGAAGATCTTGTTTACAAATTGGCTAATATTTCTGGAAATCAAACATTATTAAGAAATGCCGAGCCTGTCTTTAAACCTGAGGACAACATTATTCTTCTGGACTTTAGCGTTCAAAGCGAAAAGCCATTGGGTTATGACAGCCATATAATAAAAATAGCCATTGGAATTAAGGTTGGTAAAAGCTACCCTATAATGCTGCAAAGCAGCTACCGCAGAAAGACTGGATAA
- the pilM gene encoding type IV pilus assembly protein PilM: MLKKTFLAVDIGNKNIKAVWGCYGKQAITVLEYDIVKSPDNMINDGKITDIEAVASTIKEIIKRNRIKAGKLIMNISGTGVITREVQLPKSTDEEIDNILKYDAQQYFPVDLDNYVMDFRVLDESSANSDNMCRVLLVAVPLKQADEYMKIAEKLNMDMEAIDIPANSITKLLFGIDNTKAACFTDKGIEEFVVLDIGADTTGVYIYHKGKLMFNRILLMGSREIDRYISNNMEVDSENAEKIKLERGRIFNEDEELNEPFESVSLCNSMKPAVNSLIIDINRLVDFYISRSSFGRIEKIYICGGGSQLQGLDKYIGSYFNVPVEFLHKFLSLEYKGKKSKDKLVAEFVYLANVTGALVRE, from the coding sequence ATGTTAAAGAAAACTTTTCTTGCAGTTGATATAGGTAATAAAAACATTAAAGCTGTATGGGGCTGTTATGGTAAGCAGGCCATAACCGTTCTGGAGTATGATATTGTCAAATCTCCTGATAACATGATTAATGATGGGAAAATAACCGATATAGAAGCAGTTGCATCAACCATTAAGGAAATAATCAAAAGGAACCGGATTAAAGCCGGTAAACTTATTATGAATATTTCAGGAACAGGTGTTATAACAAGGGAGGTGCAGTTGCCTAAGTCAACGGACGAGGAAATAGATAACATACTAAAATACGATGCACAGCAATACTTTCCTGTAGACTTGGACAACTATGTCATGGATTTCCGTGTGCTTGATGAAAGTTCTGCAAACAGTGATAATATGTGCAGGGTATTACTGGTTGCAGTTCCTTTAAAGCAGGCTGATGAGTATATGAAAATAGCCGAAAAATTAAACATGGATATGGAAGCTATTGATATTCCTGCAAATTCCATAACAAAGCTGTTGTTTGGAATTGATAATACAAAAGCAGCTTGTTTTACTGATAAAGGAATAGAGGAGTTTGTTGTTTTAGATATTGGGGCGGATACAACAGGCGTGTATATTTATCATAAAGGCAAGCTTATGTTTAACAGAATTTTGCTTATGGGCAGCAGAGAGATAGATAGATATATTTCAAACAACATGGAAGTCGATTCTGAAAATGCTGAGAAGATTAAGCTCGAAAGGGGCAGAATTTTCAATGAAGATGAAGAGTTAAATGAACCCTTTGAAAGCGTAAGTCTCTGTAATTCGATGAAGCCTGCTGTTAACAGCCTTATAATTGATATAAACAGACTTGTTGATTTTTATATTTCAAGATCATCCTTCGGAAGAATAGAAAAGATTTACATATGCGGTGGAGGTAGTCAGCTCCAAGGATTAGACAAATATATAGGAAGCTATTTTAATGTTCCGGTGGAGTTTTTACATAAGTTTTTAAGTTTGGAATACAAAGGGAAGAAAAGCAAGGACAAACTTGTTGCCGAATTTGTTTATTTAGCAAATGTGACAGGTGCCTTGGTTAGGGAATAA
- a CDS encoding prepilin peptidase, protein MTVYYYILVFTYGLIIGSFLNVCIYRMPLGESVVKPPSHCPKCGTRLTVFDLVPLFSYLFLRGKCRYCKVKIPIKYLMMELLTAIIYLPLFYKYGQSGQYIEFFAAAFLMSILIVVFFIDLKHRKIPNSLVIIGFLGSVAVIVYNFFRPLDIYGDGNWWNPIVGMVSGSGFLLIVSLICMGLLKKEAFGFGDIKLFAVIGGYIGWKMGIVALLISFVISALAVLIGAVLKREDKKGNIAFGSFISVGTYITLLFGGEIIKLFY, encoded by the coding sequence ATGACAGTATATTATTACATTCTTGTGTTTACTTACGGTTTAATTATAGGCTCGTTCTTAAATGTGTGCATTTATCGGATGCCATTAGGGGAGTCTGTAGTAAAACCACCGTCACATTGCCCAAAATGCGGTACAAGGTTGACTGTGTTCGACCTTGTACCCCTGTTTAGCTATTTGTTTCTAAGAGGAAAGTGCAGGTACTGCAAGGTTAAGATACCTATTAAGTATCTGATGATGGAACTCCTCACAGCAATCATTTATTTACCTTTGTTTTATAAGTATGGTCAGAGCGGGCAATATATAGAATTTTTTGCAGCAGCTTTCCTGATGTCCATACTTATTGTTGTATTCTTTATAGATTTAAAACACAGGAAGATACCCAACAGCTTGGTTATAATAGGGTTTTTGGGGAGTGTAGCGGTTATAGTATATAACTTCTTCAGGCCTTTGGATATTTATGGAGATGGTAATTGGTGGAATCCTATCGTTGGTATGGTATCAGGGTCAGGGTTTTTGCTGATTGTATCATTGATATGCATGGGACTATTGAAGAAGGAAGCGTTTGGATTCGGTGATATAAAGCTTTTTGCCGTCATAGGCGGTTATATCGGTTGGAAAATGGGCATTGTTGCACTTCTCATATCTTTTGTAATAAGTGCCCTTGCAGTTTTGATTGGTGCAGTACTTAAAAGAGAAGATAAAAAAGGGAATATTGCTTTTGGAAGCTTTATTTCTGTTGGGACTTATATTACTTTGCTGTTCGGAGGGGAAATTATTAAGCTGTTTTATTGA
- a CDS encoding type II secretion system protein, whose product MIKKLIRNRKGFTLTELIVVVAILGVLAAVVTPSIMGYLSDAQTKADSANLATIDSCVKRLAASGKINLTGALNTNKTDILNAIKVEIQTIPTPNHTTNTKWILNKSSDGKSIWVTQGASITESADQIMLN is encoded by the coding sequence ATGATTAAAAAACTCATTAGAAACAGAAAAGGCTTTACATTAACGGAATTAATAGTAGTTGTGGCTATTTTGGGCGTACTGGCAGCGGTAGTTACACCTTCAATAATGGGATACCTTTCAGATGCACAGACTAAAGCAGATTCTGCAAATTTAGCAACTATAGATAGTTGCGTAAAAAGACTTGCTGCAAGCGGAAAGATTAACCTAACCGGTGCTTTAAATACAAACAAAACAGATATATTGAATGCTATCAAGGTTGAAATTCAAACAATTCCTACACCTAATCACACAACTAATACAAAATGGATTTTAAATAAGAGTTCGGATGGTAAATCGATTTGGGTGACGCAAGGAGCAAGTATCACAGAAAGTGCTGATCAAATTATGTTAAATTAA
- a CDS encoding type II secretion system F family protein has protein sequence MASFAYTAKTSAGAIVTGKFDANDVDNVATFLRNKGLFPMDIKEVSSVKKGNTLKSRKKIASNDFAIFCRQFYTMINAGVSVVGSLDLLRRQTENPRLAQLINDVYDDVQKGNSLSEALNLHSDTLPIILISMIEVGEVSGTLDLVLDRLALHFVKENRIRQKIKTAMMYPMIIGCIAVAVVIFMLAFVVPKFMSMFSSMGTGLPLPTKILLGISHTVTNIWFLIGAASFIAVSIYLFSKFRKSIKGRLIISTIILKTPKVGKNYRKILASRFARALSLLLETGVPLIQALEVVDKVVNNQIVSDGLVKVREEIKRGSNLASPLEGIGIFPVMVTQMISIGEEAGSLDDIVGKVADFYDEELDTSISQLISLIEPVMILVLALVVGFIVISMIMPVFGMYKNLG, from the coding sequence TTGGCTTCATTTGCTTATACGGCCAAAACATCGGCAGGTGCCATTGTAACAGGCAAATTTGATGCAAATGATGTTGATAATGTAGCCACTTTTTTAAGAAATAAGGGATTGTTTCCAATGGACATAAAAGAGGTCAGTTCAGTCAAAAAGGGAAACACTCTTAAATCCAGGAAAAAGATAGCGTCCAATGATTTTGCTATTTTCTGCAGGCAGTTTTATACAATGATTAATGCAGGTGTTTCGGTAGTGGGATCGTTGGATCTTTTGAGACGGCAAACAGAAAATCCCAGGTTGGCACAACTCATAAACGATGTTTATGATGATGTTCAAAAAGGCAATTCATTGTCTGAAGCTCTGAATTTACACTCTGATACATTACCAATCATTCTTATAAGCATGATTGAAGTGGGTGAGGTAAGCGGTACCCTTGATCTGGTTTTGGACAGGCTTGCACTACACTTTGTAAAGGAAAACAGAATCAGACAAAAAATAAAAACAGCCATGATGTATCCCATGATTATAGGGTGTATTGCAGTAGCAGTTGTTATTTTCATGTTGGCATTTGTGGTTCCCAAGTTTATGAGCATGTTCTCGTCTATGGGAACAGGGCTTCCGCTGCCCACAAAAATTTTGCTAGGTATAAGCCATACAGTTACAAATATATGGTTTTTAATAGGTGCAGCATCATTTATTGCGGTATCGATTTATTTATTCTCAAAGTTTAGAAAGTCAATAAAAGGGAGGTTGATAATCAGTACAATAATTCTCAAAACACCCAAGGTCGGAAAGAACTACAGAAAGATACTTGCATCAAGGTTTGCCAGAGCATTGAGCCTTCTCCTTGAAACTGGCGTCCCGCTGATACAGGCACTGGAAGTAGTTGATAAGGTAGTTAACAATCAGATTGTATCTGATGGATTAGTCAAAGTTAGAGAAGAGATAAAAAGAGGATCAAACCTGGCAAGTCCACTTGAAGGTATTGGAATATTTCCGGTAATGGTAACCCAGATGATCAGCATTGGTGAAGAAGCCGGTTCTTTGGACGATATCGTAGGAAAAGTTGCAGATTTTTACGATGAAGAGTTGGATACATCCATAAGCCAGTTAATTTCCTTGATTGAACCAGTTATGATACTGGTACTTGCGTTAGTAGTGGGGTTTATTGTAATCTCAATGATCATGCCTGTTTTTGGGATGTACAAAAATCTAGGGTAA
- a CDS encoding type IV pilus twitching motility protein PilT — MMELDELLYRAIEQGASDIHITVGIPPTIRKNGHLVRLGDIPVTSDHTEAYTKKMLNGDKMAEFETKGEIDLSYSLQSVGRFRVNIFKQRGACCIAIRPVNIKIPTFEELGLPDVVKEFSKKTKGLVLVTGPTGSGKSTTLAAIINKINEERDCHILTLEDPIEYLHKHKMSIVNQREIGHDSNSYANALRAALREDPDVILVGEMRDMETISIAITAAETGHLVFSTLHTIGAANTIDRIIDVFPPYQQQQIKVQLSTILQGVVSQQLLARRDKNGRVAALEIMIPNPAIRNLIREGKTHQINSIIQTGAKFGMQTMDNSLISLQKRNIISYDDAMAYAADQENILRLASF; from the coding sequence ATTATGGAACTTGATGAGTTATTGTACAGGGCTATTGAACAAGGTGCTTCGGATATTCATATTACTGTGGGGATTCCCCCGACAATAAGAAAAAACGGACACTTGGTAAGGCTGGGTGATATCCCGGTAACCTCCGACCACACAGAGGCCTATACAAAGAAGATGCTAAATGGAGATAAAATGGCTGAATTCGAGACCAAGGGTGAGATAGATCTATCCTATTCACTGCAGAGCGTTGGTCGGTTCAGGGTGAACATATTTAAACAGAGAGGAGCCTGCTGCATTGCCATAAGACCTGTAAACATAAAGATTCCTACATTTGAAGAGTTGGGCCTGCCTGATGTCGTAAAGGAATTTTCCAAAAAAACCAAAGGGCTGGTATTGGTGACAGGTCCTACGGGAAGCGGTAAATCAACAACCTTGGCAGCCATCATTAATAAAATTAATGAGGAACGGGATTGTCACATATTGACACTTGAGGATCCTATTGAATATTTACATAAGCATAAAATGTCCATTGTCAACCAAAGAGAAATAGGGCATGACTCAAATTCGTATGCCAATGCATTAAGAGCTGCATTAAGAGAAGACCCTGATGTAATACTGGTAGGGGAGATGAGGGACATGGAAACCATCTCTATTGCCATAACAGCAGCTGAAACAGGCCACCTTGTATTTTCAACGCTACATACCATAGGAGCAGCAAATACCATTGATAGAATAATTGACGTGTTTCCTCCTTACCAGCAGCAGCAGATAAAGGTGCAGCTTTCTACCATTTTGCAGGGTGTAGTGTCACAGCAGCTATTAGCCAGAAGGGACAAGAATGGAAGAGTAGCTGCACTGGAAATAATGATACCAAACCCGGCTATAAGGAATCTCATTAGAGAAGGCAAGACCCATCAGATAAATTCAATAATCCAGACCGGTGCCAAGTTTGGTATGCAGACTATGGACAATAGCCTTATAAGCTTGCAGAAGAGAAATATTATAAGCTACGACGATGCAATGGCATATGCTGCTGATCAGGAAAATATATTAAGGCTAGCTAGCTTTTAA